From Oenococcus sicerae, the proteins below share one genomic window:
- a CDS encoding Mini-ribonuclease 3 has translation MIEDVKQFNGLSLAFIGDAVDELKIRTYLLSTGLTKVNDLQHRSKEFVSAKAHGKLFILMEDEHLLTEEERDIFKRGRNSHPHTKAKNTDIVTYQVSTGVEALLGYLYLSRQYERLDEIINWMINKVESGQTRG, from the coding sequence ATGATTGAAGATGTCAAGCAATTTAACGGACTTTCCTTAGCTTTTATAGGGGATGCCGTCGATGAATTAAAAATTCGCACTTATTTACTCTCGACCGGACTGACCAAGGTTAATGACCTTCAGCATCGTTCTAAAGAGTTCGTATCGGCTAAAGCTCATGGTAAACTGTTTATTCTTATGGAAGATGAACATTTGCTGACGGAAGAAGAACGGGATATTTTTAAGCGCGGCCGCAACTCGCATCCGCATACGAAAGCCAAAAATACGGATATTGTGACCTATCAAGTTTCCACAGGTGTCGAAGCACTGCTGGGCTATCTTTATTTAAGCAGGCAATACGAACGTTTGGACGAAATTATTAATTGGATGATCAACAAAGTAGAAAGTGGGCAGACACGTGGCTGA
- a CDS encoding transporter substrate-binding domain-containing protein, with product MKKLVSKFFSGLISLIAVTGFFAASGPVVHAAGNKQDVLYSKIKARGKLIVGTSADFPPYEFLISKSGKQTTVGADMSLAKKIAKGLGVKLEIKNLSFDSLLVAQKAGKVDILIAGMGSTPERAKSVDFSVPYFTAKETLVIRANEAKKIKSYKDLAGLTVGVQTAARQKDLIKKSLAKLGKKASYVQMQSNSDLVLALKTGKVNAMAVSGGVGQAYAKSTSGLKFVFAKYPKGVQNEEGMSVVIPKNQKTLKTKINKIVKKLNKTNTFEKWIEKAGTQLSKAE from the coding sequence ATGAAAAAATTAGTTAGTAAGTTTTTTAGCGGTTTGATATCGTTGATCGCAGTAACAGGCTTTTTTGCAGCTAGCGGCCCAGTCGTTCACGCAGCGGGAAATAAGCAGGATGTGCTGTATTCGAAGATCAAAGCCCGAGGGAAGCTGATCGTTGGTACATCTGCTGATTTCCCGCCCTATGAATTTCTGATTTCCAAAAGCGGCAAACAAACAACCGTTGGTGCCGACATGAGTTTGGCAAAAAAAATTGCCAAGGGTCTAGGCGTTAAACTTGAGATCAAAAATTTATCGTTTGATTCTTTGCTGGTTGCTCAAAAGGCCGGTAAAGTTGATATTCTGATCGCTGGCATGGGATCAACACCAGAAAGAGCGAAATCAGTTGATTTCTCAGTACCTTATTTCACAGCGAAAGAGACACTTGTCATTCGCGCCAATGAAGCAAAGAAAATCAAATCCTATAAGGATCTTGCTGGCCTGACTGTCGGCGTACAGACGGCTGCTCGGCAAAAAGATTTAATAAAAAAATCTTTAGCTAAGCTAGGAAAGAAAGCTTCATATGTTCAGATGCAGTCTAATAGCGACCTTGTATTGGCTTTAAAAACAGGCAAAGTGAACGCAATGGCTGTTTCCGGCGGTGTCGGTCAAGCCTATGCTAAAAGTACCAGCGGCTTGAAATTTGTTTTCGCTAAATACCCTAAGGGTGTTCAAAACGAAGAAGGCATGTCGGTCGTTATTCCTAAAAATCAAAAAACTTTGAAAACAAAGATCAATAAAATCGTTAAAAAATTGAATAAAACAAATACTTTTGAAAAGTGGATCGAAAAAGCTGGTACGCAGTTGAGTAAGGCCGAATAA
- a CDS encoding amino acid ABC transporter permease: MNSVFLAFSVWKFRDELLSGIGVTLLISASAVILGSTIGLFVVIMHMSKKKAVNAIATTYVEILRGTPLIVQLEFVYFAVPIILQTIIAWFGKTVDINIPAITSGIIAVAINSSAYVSEAIRAGFNSVDSGQTEAARSLGLPNKVSLRYVIIPQALKNIWPALGNEFVALIKESSIVLIIGAPDIMYQINNLRAVTFSAVEPLTLSAVIYFALTYSLTRAMKHFEKRMQHD, translated from the coding sequence ATGAATTCCGTTTTTCTAGCCTTTAGTGTATGGAAATTTCGAGATGAACTCCTGTCCGGTATCGGTGTTACGCTGCTGATCTCAGCCAGTGCCGTTATATTAGGATCAACGATCGGATTATTCGTCGTGATCATGCACATGTCCAAAAAAAAGGCCGTCAATGCAATTGCGACAACTTATGTTGAAATTTTACGAGGCACTCCTTTGATCGTGCAGCTGGAATTTGTTTATTTCGCCGTTCCGATCATTTTGCAAACGATCATCGCTTGGTTCGGGAAAACTGTTGATATCAACATTCCAGCCATTACTTCAGGCATTATTGCCGTTGCCATCAATTCGTCTGCCTATGTCTCTGAAGCGATCAGAGCTGGTTTTAATTCGGTTGATTCCGGCCAAACAGAAGCCGCACGGTCACTGGGTCTACCCAATAAAGTCTCGCTACGTTATGTGATCATCCCACAGGCCTTGAAAAATATTTGGCCAGCTTTGGGTAATGAATTTGTCGCTCTGATCAAAGAGTCTTCAATCGTTTTGATCATTGGCGCACCAGACATTATGTATCAGATCAACAATCTTCGGGCCGTCACTTTTTCTGCAGTGGAACCACTCACTTTATCAGCCGTGATTTATTTCGCTCTGACCTACAGCCTGACGAGAGCTATGAAACACTTTGAAAAGAGGATGCAGCATGACTGA
- a CDS encoding amino acid ABC transporter ATP-binding protein gives MTEDTIIELKGLTKKFGDNIVLDHIDAKINRSEVITLIGPSGTGKSTLIRNLNMLDVPTSGSVLFQNQDLTKLKDKQLDAVREKMGMVFQSFNLFPHLSVERNITLAPTKLGLWSESEARDKALALLEKVGLAEKIAAFPKSLSGGQAQRVAIARALAMNPDVMLFDEPTSALDPEMVGEVLKVMQALAADGMTMVVVTHEMGFAKNVADRVWFLDQGKIAEDAKPDQFFSHPQNPRAQEFLSKLLEVNA, from the coding sequence ATGACTGAAGACACGATCATTGAATTAAAAGGCTTGACTAAGAAATTCGGCGATAATATCGTTTTGGATCACATTGATGCCAAAATTAATCGTTCTGAAGTCATTACACTGATTGGACCGTCAGGAACCGGAAAGTCAACTTTAATCAGAAATTTAAATATGCTGGACGTACCCACATCCGGATCAGTGCTGTTTCAAAATCAAGATCTGACAAAGCTAAAAGATAAGCAATTAGACGCAGTCAGAGAGAAAATGGGTATGGTTTTCCAGTCTTTTAATCTATTCCCGCATTTGAGCGTTGAAAGAAACATCACACTAGCTCCTACAAAACTTGGTCTGTGGTCAGAATCCGAAGCTCGCGATAAGGCTTTGGCTTTATTGGAAAAAGTTGGTCTGGCAGAAAAAATCGCTGCCTTTCCAAAATCATTGTCCGGAGGTCAAGCGCAACGTGTGGCGATTGCTCGGGCTTTAGCAATGAATCCTGATGTGATGCTGTTCGATGAGCCAACTTCGGCTTTAGACCCAGAAATGGTTGGCGAAGTGCTGAAAGTCATGCAGGCTTTAGCCGCTGACGGCATGACAATGGTCGTCGTTACTCATGAAATGGGTTTTGCAAAAAATGTGGCTGATCGTGTCTGGTTTTTGGACCAAGGCAAAATTGCCGAGGATGCTAAGCCGGATCAATTCTTCTCTCACCCTCAAAATCCACGTGCACAGGAATTTTTGAGTAAATTGCTTGAAGTAAATGCCTAA
- a CDS encoding tRNA dihydrouridine synthase — protein sequence MIDNDFWQTIKKQSQLKGAPFFSLAPMEAVTDSIFRQVVSKAAAPDVFYTEFTNAISITHPKAKFSVMGRLHVDKSEKQPVVQLWGNHAEDFRKAAAEVKKQGFKAIDINMGCPDSTVIKNNGGSDLIRHPQDAADIIEAAKTAGLPVSAKTRLGFSKVDEMSDWLPWLLKQNVAVLTVHLRTKKEMSKVPAHFELINEIIKMRDQIAPTTLLQINGDIKTRAQGLQLVLDHPGLDGIMIGRGVFENPYCFQENPQPHSLDDLLNLFDLQLNLYDDYVSAVGPKRFETLRRFFKIYIRGIHEAASYRDRLVNTRSTDEARAIIQELREQALSQPVAD from the coding sequence ATGATAGATAATGATTTTTGGCAGACAATTAAGAAACAGTCTCAGCTGAAAGGGGCGCCTTTTTTCAGTTTAGCTCCGATGGAAGCTGTGACAGATAGTATTTTTCGGCAAGTGGTTTCAAAAGCTGCAGCACCGGATGTTTTTTACACTGAATTTACAAATGCGATCAGTATTACACATCCAAAAGCTAAGTTTTCTGTTATGGGTCGTCTGCATGTTGATAAGAGCGAAAAACAGCCCGTGGTACAACTGTGGGGCAATCATGCTGAGGACTTTCGCAAAGCAGCTGCTGAGGTCAAAAAACAGGGTTTTAAGGCCATCGATATTAATATGGGTTGTCCAGACTCGACTGTGATTAAAAACAATGGCGGCTCAGATTTGATTCGTCATCCGCAAGATGCTGCCGATATCATCGAGGCAGCGAAAACAGCTGGATTACCGGTTTCTGCCAAAACCAGATTAGGTTTTTCTAAAGTTGATGAAATGTCTGATTGGCTGCCTTGGCTTTTAAAACAGAATGTCGCAGTCTTAACTGTTCATTTACGGACGAAAAAGGAAATGAGCAAGGTTCCGGCCCATTTCGAATTGATCAATGAAATTATCAAGATGCGCGATCAGATTGCGCCAACTACGCTGCTGCAGATCAACGGTGATATCAAAACACGTGCACAAGGCCTGCAATTAGTACTCGATCATCCAGGCTTGGATGGCATTATGATCGGACGGGGTGTTTTCGAAAACCCTTATTGTTTTCAGGAAAATCCTCAGCCGCATTCGTTAGATGATCTATTGAATTTGTTTGATCTGCAATTGAATTTATATGACGACTACGTGTCTGCAGTTGGTCCTAAACGATTTGAGACACTCCGGCGATTTTTCAAAATTTACATACGCGGTATTCATGAAGCGGCCAGTTATCGTGATCGTCTAGTCAATACGCGTTCAACTGATGAAGCGCGTGCTATCATCCAAGAATTGCGGGAACAGGCTTTATCCCAACCCGTGGCAGACTAA
- a CDS encoding NlpC/P60 family protein translates to MQFRNYFTNDNQWIFSPNTSIGEVSQYFPDMRTFQFQGRFISDELISQIEGIESHFSSVESSLDDLTDFLMAKMLPIKKWVHSRDQYAENTALFALNIGIIPFENPDGSKGRSLSYSFQIFRNQSMIDLVKHGSWLDDQVSGFEEINYYFARTEDLLNFRHLQTGLAKKPSDVFRLAQPYIDDLNNQEIIIRRIEAEKSPSFLAINLTADFDNWEKSGAAQLDKINGFDVQSKISGLFKHVSNKQLAELKHKADIFKNLQQIKKETADPNNYEAYESVRNAQIKLPKKYATNEPASVKRTLASALSLIGTPFAWGGRDEKGFDIPGFIEYLRAISGLTALGGKVYIQAAKLRELGKQKANLSKSLPGDLLFWGQRGAEFQVGLYIGGGQYIGLKGPDSKLAIQAISGLPTAYKGIF, encoded by the coding sequence ATGCAATTTCGAAATTATTTTACAAATGATAATCAATGGATTTTTTCACCAAATACGTCAATTGGCGAAGTCAGTCAATATTTTCCGGATATGCGAACTTTTCAATTCCAAGGTCGTTTTATATCTGACGAGTTGATCAGCCAAATTGAAGGGATCGAGAGCCATTTTTCATCGGTTGAGTCGTCGCTTGATGATTTAACTGATTTTTTGATGGCGAAAATGCTGCCAATTAAAAAATGGGTTCACAGCCGAGACCAATATGCAGAAAACACAGCACTTTTCGCTTTAAATATTGGCATCATTCCTTTTGAGAATCCGGATGGTTCTAAAGGCCGGAGCTTAAGCTACAGCTTTCAAATTTTCCGTAATCAGTCAATGATCGATTTAGTGAAACATGGTAGCTGGCTGGATGACCAAGTTAGTGGTTTTGAGGAAATTAATTATTATTTTGCTCGGACAGAAGATTTGCTTAATTTTAGGCATTTACAGACTGGTTTGGCTAAAAAACCTTCAGACGTGTTCAGATTGGCTCAGCCTTATATCGATGATCTGAATAACCAAGAAATCATTATTCGCCGAATCGAAGCAGAAAAATCACCGAGCTTTTTAGCAATCAATTTAACAGCTGATTTTGATAATTGGGAAAAATCTGGTGCAGCTCAGTTAGACAAAATCAATGGCTTTGACGTACAGTCAAAAATAAGCGGTCTTTTCAAACACGTTTCCAACAAACAATTAGCGGAACTCAAACACAAAGCCGATATCTTTAAAAATCTGCAGCAAATCAAAAAAGAGACTGCTGATCCGAATAATTATGAAGCATATGAATCAGTACGCAACGCACAGATCAAACTGCCTAAAAAATACGCGACAAATGAACCGGCTTCTGTCAAAAGGACACTAGCCAGTGCCTTGTCTTTGATTGGAACGCCTTTCGCTTGGGGTGGTCGGGATGAAAAGGGCTTTGACATTCCCGGATTTATCGAATACTTGCGGGCAATTTCCGGTTTGACCGCTCTTGGCGGCAAAGTCTATATCCAAGCTGCCAAATTAAGAGAATTAGGCAAACAGAAGGCTAACTTATCCAAGTCTTTGCCTGGCGACCTGCTTTTTTGGGGTCAGCGCGGTGCCGAATTTCAGGTAGGTCTCTACATTGGCGGCGGTCAATATATTGGCCTGAAGGGTCCGGACAGCAAGCTGGCAATTCAAGCTATTTCCGGCCTGCCAACTGCCTACAAGGGTATTTTTTAG
- a CDS encoding CHAP domain-containing protein, giving the protein MTTKTVKNVLLVSAGAAATLAVGAASANADTVNVKQGDSVWALAKQYNTTTDAIIKANKLTDPALILSGASLNIPGSAVASDSASTAAASTAATSISAKNADGTVTIASGDTLYGIADRYDVAVSTLIANNNGSTFIVTGQKLSLTAATTTTTNTANSAAQTATTSAAASSSAAPVASSAASQAPVASSAAAPTSTSTASSQTPVRKAVTASYATRKVATTTTTASTSGNSYYYGQCTWYVKNMLGWVPNGLGNASQWASAAAADGFTVNNTPTVGSVVVFQAGQAWAGGYGHVAVVTGVNGDGSIRITEGNFAGRSSNTRTVTSAASYQYIHQ; this is encoded by the coding sequence ATGACTACAAAAACTGTTAAAAATGTACTTCTTGTTTCAGCTGGTGCGGCTGCTACTTTGGCAGTCGGCGCTGCTTCTGCTAACGCCGACACTGTTAATGTCAAGCAAGGTGATAGTGTTTGGGCTTTAGCTAAGCAATACAACACCACCACTGATGCAATTATCAAAGCAAATAAGCTTACTGATCCTGCTTTGATTCTCAGCGGCGCAAGTTTAAATATCCCTGGTAGTGCTGTTGCTAGCGATTCAGCTTCTACAGCGGCTGCAAGTACAGCTGCAACAAGTATTTCTGCTAAGAATGCTGATGGTACCGTTACGATTGCTTCTGGCGACACTCTTTATGGCATTGCTGATAGATATGATGTTGCCGTTTCAACTTTAATCGCCAATAACAACGGTTCAACTTTTATCGTTACAGGTCAAAAGTTGTCATTAACAGCTGCGACCACCACTACGACTAACACTGCAAATTCTGCAGCTCAGACAGCTACAACGAGCGCTGCAGCTAGTTCCTCTGCTGCGCCGGTTGCAAGTTCTGCTGCAAGTCAGGCGCCTGTTGCTTCTTCGGCAGCCGCGCCAACATCTACCTCCACTGCTTCAAGTCAAACACCTGTCCGCAAGGCTGTTACTGCCAGCTATGCAACACGTAAAGTAGCCACAACAACTACTACTGCTTCAACTAGTGGCAATTCTTATTATTATGGTCAGTGCACTTGGTATGTTAAAAACATGCTTGGTTGGGTTCCAAATGGTCTTGGCAATGCATCTCAGTGGGCTTCAGCCGCAGCTGCAGATGGATTTACAGTTAATAACACACCAACAGTTGGTTCAGTTGTTGTTTTCCAAGCAGGACAAGCTTGGGCTGGCGGTTATGGACATGTTGCGGTTGTGACGGGTGTTAATGGTGATGGTTCAATTCGTATCACTGAAGGCAACTTTGCTGGCCGTTCTTCAAATACGAGAACTGTTACTTCAGCTGCTTCTTATCAATATATTCACCAATAA
- a CDS encoding S1C family serine protease, translating into MKNREHTLKYFLIGLISAIIGAAIVLSCFYAFYLLPAQTKAAKSSSASAGITKVVNLTGSSTSTATAAYNKVKKAVVTVENYQKPTTESSDYFSQWFGSSSSSSSSSSSDTVQLAAEGTGLIYESDDGYAYIVTNNHVISGANELQVLMSDGTKVKAKLIGKNATKDIAVLKISMTKVTTATFVNSSNVQPGQQVLAIGSPLGSDYASSLTSGIVSATDRQISDDPIKLTAIQTDVALNPGNSGGPLINMAGEVIGINSMKINSTENGSESVEGMSFSIPSNTVVATIKSIVNAASGN; encoded by the coding sequence ATGAAAAATCGGGAACATACTTTGAAATATTTTTTGATTGGCTTGATTAGCGCAATCATTGGTGCAGCCATCGTTTTAAGCTGTTTTTATGCTTTTTATCTATTACCAGCCCAGACAAAAGCTGCTAAAAGTTCGTCTGCTTCAGCTGGTATCACGAAGGTTGTGAATTTAACCGGCAGTTCGACCTCAACAGCAACTGCTGCTTATAACAAGGTCAAAAAAGCCGTTGTGACAGTCGAAAATTATCAAAAACCGACGACTGAATCTAGTGATTATTTTTCCCAGTGGTTTGGCAGCAGTTCCAGTTCTTCGAGCAGCTCAAGTTCTGATACTGTTCAGCTGGCAGCTGAAGGGACTGGTTTGATTTATGAGTCGGATGATGGTTACGCCTATATTGTGACGAATAATCATGTTATTTCTGGTGCAAATGAACTGCAGGTCCTTATGTCTGACGGGACTAAAGTCAAAGCGAAATTGATTGGCAAGAATGCAACTAAAGATATTGCCGTTTTGAAGATCAGTATGACAAAGGTGACAACGGCAACCTTTGTTAATTCTAGTAATGTTCAACCCGGGCAGCAGGTATTAGCAATTGGGTCACCCCTAGGGTCTGATTATGCAAGTTCTTTGACTTCCGGCATTGTTTCAGCGACTGATCGTCAGATCAGTGACGATCCAATTAAATTAACAGCTATTCAGACGGACGTTGCACTGAATCCCGGAAATTCAGGCGGACCCTTGATCAATATGGCTGGTGAGGTTATTGGTATCAATTCGATGAAAATCAATTCCACTGAAAATGGCAGTGAAAGTGTCGAGGGGATGAGTTTTTCGATTCCGTCAAACACAGTCGTGGCGACGATTAAGTCGATCGTGAATGCGGCATCGGGGAATTAA
- a CDS encoding guanylate kinase, which translates to MENENRVIVITGASGAGKTSVARYLWEKYGVPRVITHTDREPREGEIDGVDYYFENLDSWHQNHFIEQVNYSGHKYGSSYEGLERAWAKSKQSNHPGIISLVVDTVGAITYKKTLKNQAVIWFVTVSDVAGLQNRLIERGDNPIHVVERTSSADFERDMHLPTELKNQSTVIINDDWQLTQKAADHFITSLFYK; encoded by the coding sequence ATGGAAAACGAAAACCGTGTCATTGTCATTACAGGTGCTTCGGGTGCCGGCAAAACTTCCGTTGCTCGTTATCTCTGGGAAAAATACGGCGTACCGCGTGTGATCACTCACACTGATCGCGAGCCCAGAGAGGGTGAGATCGATGGTGTCGACTATTATTTTGAAAATTTAGATTCTTGGCATCAAAACCATTTTATTGAACAAGTAAACTATTCCGGTCACAAATATGGTTCCTCGTATGAAGGTCTGGAAAGAGCTTGGGCCAAATCCAAGCAATCCAACCATCCTGGGATCATTAGCTTGGTGGTTGATACGGTTGGTGCGATCACTTATAAAAAAACTTTGAAAAATCAAGCAGTTATTTGGTTTGTTACTGTGAGTGATGTTGCCGGTTTGCAAAATCGTCTGATTGAACGGGGCGATAATCCGATTCACGTTGTTGAACGAACCAGTTCGGCCGATTTTGAACGCGACATGCATCTGCCAACTGAATTAAAAAATCAATCAACAGTCATCATTAACGATGACTGGCAGCTGACACAAAAAGCCGCTGATCATTTCATTACAAGCTTGTTTTATAAATGA
- a CDS encoding ABC-F family ATP-binding cassette domain-containing protein, with the protein MALLDVTGLSMAYADKKLYTDADFTLERGEHLGIVGQNGAGKSTLIKILTGNVLPIAGRIDWKKNIQIGYLDQYADIPSGMSLIDFLHTAYTYLYEKEKKMTDLYTEFAQTGDDKLLDRATRFQNELDAADFYSIDNNVEQVITGLGLDSIGRDHIISEMSGGQRAKIILAKLLLEGNDVIILDEPTNYLDTSHINWLESYLQNYTGAALIISHDFDFLNQVSNVILDVSFNTLTKYRGNFDQAMQQKAEKADQQLRAYNKQQEVIKKTKTFIQKNKARASTTGRAKSREKMLSHMDIIEPPQTNPTATFTFPYVDSQSTDMLKAEKLVVGYDPKKPILNPISFSMSAGEKFVFTGFNGAGKSTLIKTLLGILPPISGKSKFSPSAKTNYFDQDLIWDDDKKTPLKIMQAAYPLEEQRRLRQRLGAAGINADNATKQMRLLSGGEQTKVKLALMELTTSNFLILDEPTNHLDEATKLALKKAIQKFDGGLILVTHESSFYQGWIDKVLDIASMSHMQPGETEE; encoded by the coding sequence ATGGCTTTATTAGATGTAACCGGGCTTTCAATGGCCTATGCGGATAAAAAATTATATACAGATGCTGATTTCACGCTGGAACGCGGCGAGCATTTAGGCATTGTTGGTCAAAACGGCGCTGGTAAATCAACCTTGATCAAAATTTTGACGGGAAATGTTTTGCCGATCGCAGGTCGGATCGACTGGAAGAAAAATATTCAGATCGGTTATTTAGATCAGTATGCCGACATTCCTTCAGGTATGAGCCTGATTGATTTTTTGCACACGGCCTATACCTATCTGTATGAAAAAGAAAAAAAGATGACAGATCTTTATACGGAATTTGCGCAAACAGGTGATGACAAGCTGCTGGATCGCGCAACGCGTTTTCAAAATGAATTGGATGCGGCCGATTTTTATTCGATCGATAACAATGTTGAACAAGTTATCACAGGGCTTGGCTTGGATTCGATCGGCCGTGATCATATTATTTCTGAAATGTCCGGCGGCCAGCGAGCCAAGATTATTTTGGCTAAGCTGCTGCTTGAGGGCAACGATGTGATTATTTTAGATGAGCCGACTAACTATTTAGATACCTCGCACATCAATTGGCTGGAGTCTTATTTACAGAATTACACTGGCGCTGCTTTGATTATCAGCCATGATTTTGATTTTTTGAATCAAGTGTCGAATGTGATTTTGGATGTTTCCTTCAATACCTTGACGAAATACCGCGGTAATTTTGATCAGGCGATGCAGCAGAAGGCTGAGAAAGCTGATCAGCAGCTGCGTGCTTACAATAAGCAGCAGGAAGTTATCAAAAAGACGAAGACCTTTATTCAGAAAAACAAAGCACGTGCTTCGACGACCGGTCGGGCCAAATCGCGTGAAAAAATGTTATCGCACATGGATATTATCGAACCGCCGCAGACTAATCCGACAGCGACTTTTACCTTTCCTTATGTTGATTCTCAATCAACTGATATGCTGAAGGCCGAAAAATTAGTCGTTGGTTACGACCCGAAAAAACCTATATTAAATCCAATCAGCTTTAGTATGTCAGCAGGCGAAAAATTTGTTTTCACTGGTTTTAACGGTGCTGGAAAATCTACTTTGATCAAGACTTTGTTAGGTATTTTACCGCCGATCTCAGGAAAATCGAAGTTTTCGCCTTCTGCCAAGACGAATTATTTTGATCAAGATCTGATCTGGGATGATGATAAAAAGACGCCCCTCAAAATCATGCAGGCGGCTTATCCGCTCGAAGAACAGCGGCGGCTGCGTCAGCGTTTGGGAGCAGCCGGTATTAATGCTGATAATGCGACCAAGCAAATGCGTTTATTATCTGGTGGCGAGCAGACAAAAGTTAAATTAGCTTTGATGGAACTGACGACGTCGAATTTTCTGATTTTAGATGAGCCGACAAACCATTTGGATGAAGCCACCAAACTGGCCTTAAAAAAGGCTATTCAAAAATTTGATGGCGGTCTGATCCTTGTTACACATGAAAGTAGTTTTTATCAGGGTTGGATCGACAAAGTGTTGGACATTGCCTCGATGTCGCACATGCAGCCTGGCGAAACAGAAGAATAA
- a CDS encoding lactoylglutathione lyase — MRPKIIPARDVKRAYRFYRDVFDFLRDPIDQTTLIVDGSPIQFIESDEKIETEIIVRDHLHEIQEHLANNFLVEQGKPEHRFNKKIALRIQDSEGNTVIIEGNEDR; from the coding sequence ATGCGTCCAAAAATTATTCCAGCACGTGATGTTAAACGCGCCTATCGCTTTTATCGCGATGTGTTTGACTTTTTAAGAGACCCTATCGACCAAACAACATTAATTGTTGATGGCAGCCCGATCCAATTTATCGAAAGTGATGAAAAAATCGAAACAGAAATCATCGTCCGCGATCATTTGCATGAGATCCAAGAACATTTAGCTAATAATTTTTTGGTCGAACAAGGTAAACCTGAACATCGTTTTAACAAAAAAATTGCCCTGAGAATTCAAGATTCCGAGGGCAATACAGTCATCATAGAAGGCAACGAAGACCGTTAA
- the pta gene encoding phosphate acetyltransferase, protein MTDLFVELADKIKGKDLRVVFPEGEDARIQGAAIRLKNSGLLQPILLGHDQDIQAAAKQHQFDLTGIQMIDPNQVDQKQFDQLVDKLVERRKGRTDAQTAADWLKNVNYFATMLVYTGQADAMVSGAVHPTGDTVRPALQIIKTSAGNSRISGAFIMQKGDQRYLFADSAINIELDAPTLAEVAIQSAKTAQLFGIDPKVAMLSFSTKGSAKHELVDKVVQATKLAQEKAPELADSIDGELQFDAAFVESVAAAKAPKSKVAGHANVFIFPSLEAGNIGYKIAQRLGGFEAIGPILQGLAAPVSDLSRGADEEDVYKVAIITAAQAIKN, encoded by the coding sequence ATGACAGACTTATTTGTGGAATTGGCTGACAAAATCAAGGGCAAAGATCTTCGAGTGGTTTTCCCGGAAGGTGAAGACGCACGTATCCAAGGAGCCGCGATACGCTTGAAAAATAGCGGCCTATTGCAGCCGATCCTGCTTGGACACGATCAAGATATTCAAGCAGCAGCGAAACAACATCAATTTGATCTAACTGGCATTCAAATGATCGATCCAAATCAAGTTGATCAAAAACAATTTGATCAACTGGTGGATAAACTAGTTGAACGTCGTAAAGGACGAACCGATGCACAAACAGCAGCTGATTGGCTGAAAAACGTCAATTATTTTGCCACGATGCTGGTTTATACAGGCCAAGCCGACGCGATGGTTTCTGGAGCGGTCCATCCGACTGGTGATACGGTGCGGCCGGCTTTGCAAATTATTAAGACCTCAGCTGGCAATTCACGGATTTCCGGTGCTTTTATCATGCAAAAAGGCGATCAGCGTTACTTATTTGCTGATTCTGCGATCAATATCGAATTGGATGCACCGACACTGGCTGAAGTGGCGATCCAGTCAGCTAAGACCGCTCAGCTTTTTGGCATTGATCCAAAAGTAGCTATGCTGAGTTTTTCAACAAAAGGTTCAGCCAAGCATGAATTAGTCGATAAAGTGGTGCAAGCGACAAAATTGGCTCAAGAGAAAGCGCCGGAATTGGCTGACAGCATTGATGGCGAGCTGCAGTTTGATGCGGCTTTTGTTGAATCAGTCGCAGCGGCCAAGGCGCCAAAGTCCAAAGTTGCAGGCCATGCCAATGTCTTCATTTTTCCAAGTTTGGAAGCGGGTAATATTGGCTATAAAATCGCGCAGCGTTTGGGTGGATTTGAAGCGATCGGACCTATTTTACAAGGTTTAGCAGCACCTGTTTCTGATTTATCACGCGGTGCCGATGAGGAAGATGTTTATAAGGTTGCTATTATCACGGCTGCCCAGGCCATAAAAAATTAA